In Phyllobacterium zundukense, one DNA window encodes the following:
- the ilvD gene encoding dihydroxy-acid dehydratase codes for MPANERSKHITQGVARSPNRAMYYALGYEKADFDKPMIGIANGHSTITPCNAGLQPLADAAVAAVKAAGGNPQIFGTPTISDGMAMGTEGMKYSLISREVIADCIETCVNGQWMDGVLVIGGCDKNMPGGMIAMARTNVPSIYVYGGTIKPGNWKGKDLSIVSSFEAVGSFMAGKMSEEDFEGIERHACPSTGSCGGMYTANTMSSAFEALGMSLMSSSTMANPDAEKADSTAESARVLVDAVRKNIRPRDIITRKSIENAVALIMATGGSTNGVLHFLAIAHAAEVEWTLDEFERVRRKVPVICNLRPSGQYMAVDLHKVGGIPQVLKILLNAGLLHGDCLTITGRTLAEELAHIPDAPPADQNIIRPIDKALYKEGHLAILRGNLATGGAVAKITGLKNPVIQGPARVFDDEQSAMDAILSDKIRPGDVLVLRYLGPKGGPGMPEMLAPTSAIIGRGLGESVGFITDGRFSGGTWGMVVGHVTPEAFEGGTIALVQEGDTITIDAHRQLLQLEVGEAEIEARRKQWKQPPPRYTRGVLAKFAKLAKSASEGAVTD; via the coding sequence ATGCCAGCCAACGAGCGATCGAAACACATTACCCAAGGCGTTGCGCGGTCGCCCAACCGTGCCATGTATTATGCACTTGGCTATGAAAAGGCTGATTTCGACAAGCCGATGATCGGCATTGCCAATGGCCATTCGACAATCACGCCCTGCAACGCGGGCCTGCAGCCTTTGGCCGATGCGGCTGTCGCCGCGGTGAAGGCGGCAGGTGGCAATCCGCAGATCTTCGGCACCCCGACCATTTCCGATGGTATGGCGATGGGCACCGAAGGCATGAAATATTCGCTGATCTCGCGCGAAGTAATCGCCGATTGCATCGAGACCTGCGTCAACGGCCAGTGGATGGACGGCGTTCTCGTGATCGGCGGCTGCGACAAGAACATGCCGGGCGGGATGATCGCAATGGCCCGCACCAATGTGCCCTCCATCTATGTCTACGGCGGAACCATCAAGCCGGGCAATTGGAAGGGCAAGGACCTGTCGATCGTCTCATCCTTCGAGGCCGTCGGCTCCTTCATGGCCGGGAAGATGAGCGAGGAGGATTTCGAAGGTATCGAGCGCCATGCCTGTCCATCGACTGGCTCTTGCGGTGGCATGTACACCGCCAACACCATGAGTTCAGCCTTCGAAGCGCTGGGAATGTCGCTGATGTCGTCGTCGACCATGGCCAATCCTGATGCGGAAAAGGCTGACAGCACTGCGGAATCGGCACGCGTGTTGGTCGACGCCGTGCGCAAGAATATCCGGCCACGCGATATCATCACGCGCAAATCCATCGAGAATGCCGTGGCGCTGATCATGGCGACAGGCGGCTCGACCAATGGCGTGCTGCACTTCCTTGCCATCGCGCATGCGGCGGAAGTGGAATGGACGCTCGATGAGTTCGAGCGTGTGCGCCGCAAGGTGCCGGTGATCTGCAATCTCAGGCCATCCGGACAGTATATGGCGGTGGATCTGCATAAGGTCGGCGGCATTCCGCAGGTGTTGAAGATCCTGTTGAATGCGGGCCTCCTGCATGGCGATTGCCTGACCATCACCGGACGCACACTTGCCGAGGAGCTTGCGCATATTCCGGATGCGCCGCCTGCCGATCAGAACATCATTCGCCCCATCGACAAGGCGCTCTACAAGGAAGGGCATCTCGCCATCCTGAGAGGCAATCTCGCGACCGGCGGTGCGGTCGCCAAGATCACCGGCCTGAAAAATCCCGTCATCCAGGGACCGGCACGCGTCTTTGACGACGAACAGTCAGCCATGGATGCGATCCTTTCCGATAAGATCAGGCCCGGCGATGTGCTGGTTCTGCGTTATCTTGGACCGAAGGGTGGACCCGGCATGCCCGAAATGCTGGCGCCCACTTCGGCCATCATCGGCCGCGGCCTTGGCGAAAGTGTCGGGTTTATCACGGATGGCCGCTTTTCCGGTGGAACCTGGGGCATGGTCGTCGGCCATGTCACCCCGGAAGCTTTCGAAGGCGGCACCATTGCGCTGGTTCAGGAAGGCGACACGATCACCATCGACGCCCACAGGCAACTGCTGCAACTTGAGGTTGGTGAGGCTGAGATCGAGGCACGCCGCAAGCAATGGAAACAGCCGCCGCCGCGGTATACGCGGGGTGTGCTGGCCAAATTCGCCAAGCTGGCAAAGTCGGCAAGCGAAGGAGCGGTCACGGACTGA
- a CDS encoding lytic murein transglycosylase: MIARPLRFALGAVIGVFLSLSAGAGLAASKPEIEAQFQSWLANNLWPEAKAKGVSKATFDQAFTGVTLNFDLPDLVMPGEKAQTPQKQVQTEFGSPGKYFNAKTVNAVTTGGTARAGQYARILKAVENKYGVPGEIVLAIWGRESGYGSVKIPYNAFTVLGTKAFMATRKDMFRKELVAALEIVQKGYIGAGSMKSSWAGALGQPQFMPTSYIEHAVDFDGDGKRDIWNSVPDTLGSIAHYLAQYGWQRGRDWGYEVNVPGSVSCALEGPDQGKPFSAWEKLGITRVNGKPFPSSETKREGFLLMPAGRHGPAFIVTRNFYVLKEYNMSDLYALFIGHVGDRIARGATGFSAGWGDVGGLNRSDIAGLQKVLEKKGYDAGGADGFPGFKTRRSIGDWQAKQGTAPTCFPDRSLIKAIR, translated from the coding sequence TTGATAGCACGCCCATTGAGATTTGCCCTTGGGGCGGTGATCGGAGTGTTTCTCAGCCTGTCGGCAGGTGCAGGATTGGCGGCGTCGAAACCCGAGATCGAAGCACAGTTTCAATCCTGGCTTGCCAATAATCTTTGGCCGGAAGCCAAGGCGAAGGGCGTTTCCAAAGCGACCTTCGATCAGGCATTCACCGGTGTGACGCTGAACTTCGATCTGCCGGATCTGGTGATGCCTGGCGAGAAGGCACAGACGCCGCAAAAACAGGTGCAGACCGAGTTCGGCTCGCCCGGTAAATACTTCAACGCCAAGACGGTGAACGCGGTCACCACCGGCGGAACGGCGCGAGCCGGGCAATATGCGCGGATATTGAAGGCGGTCGAAAACAAGTACGGCGTGCCGGGCGAGATCGTCCTGGCTATCTGGGGCCGCGAAAGCGGTTATGGCAGCGTCAAGATCCCTTACAATGCGTTCACGGTTCTCGGCACCAAGGCCTTCATGGCAACGCGCAAGGACATGTTCCGTAAGGAACTTGTTGCGGCGCTGGAGATCGTTCAGAAGGGTTACATCGGCGCTGGCAGCATGAAGAGCTCCTGGGCGGGCGCGCTGGGTCAGCCGCAGTTCATGCCGACCTCCTATATCGAGCACGCGGTGGATTTCGACGGCGACGGTAAGCGCGATATCTGGAACTCGGTGCCGGACACGCTGGGGTCCATCGCGCATTACCTCGCGCAATATGGCTGGCAGCGCGGTCGCGACTGGGGCTACGAGGTCAATGTTCCCGGCAGCGTCAGCTGTGCGCTCGAGGGCCCGGATCAGGGCAAGCCCTTCTCAGCCTGGGAAAAGCTCGGCATCACTCGTGTCAACGGCAAGCCATTTCCATCCAGTGAGACCAAGCGCGAAGGCTTCCTGTTGATGCCGGCCGGGCGGCATGGCCCGGCCTTCATCGTCACCAGGAATTTCTACGTTCTCAAGGAATACAATATGAGCGATCTCTACGCGTTGTTCATCGGTCATGTCGGGGATCGCATCGCGCGTGGGGCGACCGGCTTTTCTGCTGGCTGGGGTGACGTTGGCGGGCTCAATCGTTCGGACATCGCCGGTCTGCAGAAGGTGCTGGAGAAAAAGGGGTATGACGCCGGGGGTGCGGATGGCTTCCCGGGTTTCAAGACCCGCCGCTCGATCGGTGACTGGCAGGCGAAACAGGGCACGGCGCCGACCTGCTTTCCCGACAGGAGCCTGATCAAGGCTATTCGCTGA
- the recR gene encoding recombination mediator RecR, with protein sequence MSKRIAGPEIERLIQLLAKVPGLGPRSARRAALHLIKKKEALLIPLGSAMQDAAEKVRICSTCGNVDTSDPCMICTDPRRELGTLIVVEDVSDLWALERAGSMNVRYHVLGGRLSPLDGIGPDDLNIMTLVGRVAEGEIKEVILAVNATVEGQTTAHYITDQLAGFDVRITRLAHGVPVGGELDYLDEGTLTAALRARTSL encoded by the coding sequence ATGTCGAAGCGAATCGCCGGTCCTGAAATTGAACGCCTGATCCAGCTGCTGGCCAAAGTGCCGGGGCTCGGGCCGCGTTCCGCCCGTCGGGCGGCCCTGCATCTCATCAAGAAAAAAGAGGCACTGCTGATTCCACTGGGTTCGGCCATGCAGGATGCTGCCGAAAAGGTGCGCATCTGCTCGACCTGCGGCAATGTCGATACCTCCGATCCTTGTATGATCTGCACCGATCCGCGCCGCGAACTTGGGACGCTCATCGTCGTCGAAGATGTTTCCGATCTCTGGGCGCTGGAGCGTGCAGGGTCGATGAATGTGCGCTACCACGTGCTTGGCGGGCGGCTGTCGCCGCTCGACGGTATCGGGCCGGACGATCTCAACATCATGACGCTCGTTGGCCGGGTGGCGGAAGGCGAAATCAAGGAGGTAATCCTCGCGGTCAACGCGACGGTGGAGGGCCAGACGACGGCCCATTACATCACCGACCAGCTTGCAGGCTTCGATGTTCGAATCACCAGGCTTGCCCATGGCGTGCCGGTAGGAGGTGAACTCGATTATCTCGACGAAGGAACATTGACGGCGGCATTGCGCGCCCGAACATCACTTTAG
- a CDS encoding YbaB/EbfC family nucleoid-associated protein, translated as MRDIMGMMKQAKEMQAKMAAMQEEIAALEAEGHAGGGLVTVKLSGKGALTALTIDPSLFKEDDIEVIEDLIIAAHNEAKAKVEAIMAEKTQALTAGLPIPPGFKLPF; from the coding sequence ATGCGTGACATAATGGGCATGATGAAACAGGCCAAGGAAATGCAGGCCAAGATGGCGGCGATGCAGGAAGAAATTGCTGCGCTCGAGGCGGAAGGGCATGCGGGCGGCGGTCTCGTCACCGTCAAGCTCTCCGGTAAGGGTGCGCTGACGGCATTGACCATCGATCCGTCGCTGTTCAAGGAAGATGACATCGAAGTCATCGAAGACCTGATCATCGCCGCGCACAATGAGGCCAAGGCGAAAGTCGAGGCGATCATGGCCGAGAAGACGCAGGCGCTGACCGCCGGATTGCCCATACCGCCCGGTTTCAAGCTGCCGTTTTGA
- a CDS encoding DNA polymerase III subunit gamma/tau, translating to MDTKTADSAYRVLARKYRPQNFDDLIGQEPMVRTLTNAFETGRIAQAWMLTGVRGVGKTTTARILARALNYKTAEIDKPTIDLSVPGEHCQAIMEGRHVDVIEMDAASHTGIDDIREIIEQVRYRPVSARYKVYIIDEVHMLSNQAFNGLLKTLEEPPPHVKFIFATTEIRKVPITVLSRCQRFDLRRIDTSVLIRHLKKIAELEAITVDDASLSMIARAGEGSVRDSLSIFDQAIAHGAGTVDADAVRSMLGLADRARIIDLFEMLMRGDVATALREFRAQYDVGADPSVVLTDLADFNHLVTRIRFTPDVADDISLSEDERTRGRDFAGKLSIRVLSRTWQMLLKGITEVDNSSRPVQAAEMLLIRLAHAADLPTLDEALKSLEDGGSLLPQAPRADGPRPGNGGAPMARATDAVASSRGSVSSNGGATMLLVEPAARPEPIAPPPPAVEEGPAVPVDSIEDIIALAEKQRDMQFKIMVKNCVRLVSLKPGRLEINLTDNAPKTLLTDLSQKLSDWTGIRWMVSLSREQGSATINETETAKRNSLLSDARADPDVAAILSKFPGAKIINVRIATPAGQTDGEMTNGGVLGDDALAPVEEDD from the coding sequence ATGGACACCAAAACGGCAGACAGCGCCTATCGCGTGCTCGCCCGCAAATATCGCCCGCAGAATTTTGATGATCTGATCGGCCAGGAGCCGATGGTCCGCACGCTGACCAATGCATTCGAGACCGGGCGCATCGCGCAGGCGTGGATGCTGACCGGTGTACGCGGTGTCGGCAAGACCACCACGGCCCGCATTCTGGCCCGCGCGCTCAATTACAAGACCGCGGAAATCGACAAGCCCACGATCGACCTGTCTGTGCCCGGCGAACATTGCCAGGCGATCATGGAAGGGCGGCACGTCGATGTGATCGAGATGGATGCCGCCTCCCATACCGGTATCGACGATATACGCGAGATTATCGAACAGGTGCGCTACCGCCCGGTGTCGGCGCGCTACAAGGTCTACATCATCGATGAAGTGCACATGCTCTCCAATCAGGCCTTCAACGGTCTGTTGAAGACGCTGGAAGAGCCGCCACCGCACGTCAAATTCATCTTTGCCACAACGGAAATACGCAAGGTTCCTATCACGGTCCTGTCGCGCTGCCAGCGCTTCGACTTGCGCCGTATCGACACCAGCGTTTTGATCCGCCACCTGAAGAAGATCGCCGAGTTGGAAGCGATCACCGTAGACGATGCGTCGCTGAGCATGATCGCCCGGGCAGGCGAGGGGTCCGTGCGCGATTCACTGTCAATATTCGATCAGGCCATTGCCCACGGTGCGGGCACTGTCGATGCGGACGCAGTCCGCTCCATGCTTGGACTTGCTGACCGCGCCCGCATCATCGATCTGTTCGAGATGCTGATGCGCGGTGATGTCGCTACGGCCCTGCGGGAATTCCGGGCGCAGTATGATGTCGGCGCAGATCCAAGTGTGGTCCTGACCGATCTTGCCGATTTCAACCATCTGGTGACGCGAATCCGTTTCACACCCGATGTCGCCGATGACATTTCGCTGTCGGAAGACGAGCGCACACGCGGTAGGGATTTTGCCGGGAAGCTTTCCATCCGGGTCCTATCGCGTACCTGGCAAATGCTGCTGAAAGGTATTACCGAGGTCGATAATTCCAGCCGCCCGGTTCAGGCGGCAGAAATGCTGCTGATCCGGCTGGCTCACGCCGCCGACCTGCCGACGCTTGATGAAGCGTTGAAATCACTGGAGGATGGCGGATCGCTCTTGCCGCAAGCGCCGCGCGCCGACGGACCGCGCCCCGGGAATGGTGGCGCACCCATGGCGCGCGCTACCGATGCGGTGGCATCGTCGCGCGGCTCGGTCAGCTCCAATGGCGGCGCCACCATGCTTCTGGTGGAACCGGCAGCGCGGCCCGAGCCGATCGCTCCGCCACCGCCAGCGGTCGAAGAAGGACCCGCGGTGCCAGTGGACAGCATCGAGGACATCATTGCGCTGGCCGAAAAGCAGCGCGACATGCAGTTCAAGATCATGGTCAAGAACTGCGTGCGCCTTGTCAGCCTCAAGCCTGGACGGCTTGAGATCAACTTGACCGACAATGCGCCAAAGACGCTTTTGACCGACCTGTCACAGAAGCTGAGCGACTGGACGGGCATCCGCTGGATGGTCTCACTGTCGCGTGAGCAGGGCAGTGCCACGATCAATGAAACCGAAACGGCAAAACGTAACTCGCTGTTGAGCGATGCTCGCGCCGATCCGGATGTGGCGGCGATCCTGTCGAAATTTCCCGGCGCCAAGATCATCAATGTGCGCATCGCGACACCCGCCGGGCAAACTGACGGCGAAATGACGAACGGCGGCGTGCTGGGCGATGATGCGCTCGCGCCCGTCGAAGAAGATGACTGA
- a CDS encoding HIT domain-containing protein, whose amino-acid sequence MMTFTLDSKLAADTYSIARLGLCDLRLMNDRRWPWLILVPQRPGICEIHELTPLDQTMLTFETGIAAQALKSVVNCEKINTGALGNIVRQLHLHVIARNTGDPAWPGPVWGYGTREPYGEKDARDFASAILKAI is encoded by the coding sequence ATCATGACTTTTACGCTCGATAGTAAGCTTGCAGCTGACACATATTCCATTGCAAGGCTAGGCCTCTGCGATCTGCGCCTGATGAATGACCGCCGCTGGCCCTGGCTCATCTTGGTGCCCCAACGCCCCGGAATCTGCGAGATTCATGAATTGACCCCGCTGGATCAGACAATGCTGACTTTCGAGACGGGGATTGCGGCACAGGCTCTGAAATCTGTGGTTAATTGCGAAAAGATCAATACAGGCGCGCTCGGCAACATCGTTCGCCAGCTGCATCTGCATGTGATCGCCCGCAATACCGGCGATCCCGCCTGGCCCGGACCTGTCTGGGGGTACGGCACGCGCGAACCTTATGGCGAAAAAGACGCA